The proteins below are encoded in one region of Triticum aestivum cultivar Chinese Spring chromosome 1B, IWGSC CS RefSeq v2.1, whole genome shotgun sequence:
- the LOC123144781 gene encoding ervatamin-C (The sequence of the model RefSeq protein was modified relative to this genomic sequence to represent the inferred CDS: added 15 bases not found in genome assembly) — protein sequence MALSPGAWPAITAILLVRGLFAAFPAASVDMGDMLMMDRFRQWQATHNRTYLSTEERLRRFQVYRDNVEYIEATNRRGDLTYELGENEFADLTQEEFLARYASSYDAAGDDTGITLPVGGGDAELWSSGGDDGSSLEAPPPSWDWRSKGAVTPVKSQGAGCASCWAFVTVATIETLNWIRTGQLVPLSEQQLVDCDQYDGGCNRGSYHRAYNWIVENGGLTTAADYPYTAVRGACNRAKSAHHTVKILGGGVIPPRNEPEMQLAVSGQPIGVAIEVGSGMQFYRSGVYSGPCGTNLAHAVTIVGYGIDAATGAKYWLVKNSWGQTWGESGYIRMRRDVGGPGLCGIALDVVYPKMARA from the exons GGCGCATGGCCGGCCATCACTGCAATCTTGCTGGTGCGCGGCCTGTTCGCCGCCTTCCCGGCGGCGTCGGTCGACATGGGCGACATGCTGATGATGGACAGGTTCCGCCAGTGGCAGGCCACGCACAACCGGACGTACCTGAGCACGGAGGAGAGGCTGCGTCGCTTCCAGGTGTACCGCGACAACGTGGAGTACATCGAGGCCACCAACCGGCGCGGCGACCTCACCTACGAGCTCGGCGAGAATGAGTTCGCCGACCTCACCCAGGAGGAGTTCCTGGCTAGGTACGCGTCGTCCTACGACGCTGCCGGTGATGATACAGGCATTACGTTGCCTGTGGGCGGCGGCGACGCCGAGCTGTGGTCGTCCGGCGGCGACGATGGTAGCTCCTTGGAGGCTCCGCCTCCCAGCTGGGACTGGAGATCCAAGGGCGCCGTCACACCGGTCAAGTCCCAAGGCGCAGGATGCG CTAGCTGCTGGGCGTTCGTGACGGTTGCGACGATCGAGACTCTGAACTGGATCAGGACGGGGCAGTTGGTGCCCCTCTCGGAGCAGCAGCTGGTGGACTGTGACCAGTACGACGGCGGGTGTAACCGCGGGTCCTATCACAGGGCTTACAATTGGATTGTGGAGAATGGCGGCCTCACCACGGCAGCGGATTACCCGTACACGGCGGTGAGGGGCGCCTGCAACCGCGCCAAGTCCGCCCATCACACCGTCAAGATCCTCGGCGGCGGCGTGATCCCGCCCAGGAACGAGCCCGAAATGCAGCTTGCCGTCTCCGGGCAGCCCATCGGCGTGGCCATCGAGGTCGGCAGCGGCATGCAGTTCTACAGGAGCGGCGTCTACTCGGGCCCTTGCGGGACAAATCTTGCTCACGCCGTTACCATCGTCGGCTATGGCATCGACGCCGCTACTGGGGCCAAGTACTGGCTCGTCAAGAACTCGTGGGGGCAGACGTGGGGTGAGAGCGGCTACATCCGCATGCGCCGCGACGTCGGTGGCCCAGGGCTCTGCGGCATCGCGCTCGACGTTGTCTACCCCAAAATGGCGAGAGCGTGA